Proteins co-encoded in one Microbacterium hydrocarbonoxydans genomic window:
- a CDS encoding MFS transporter, translated as MNPSTESRGAAKWALLSLAIGSFGIGMTEFVIMGLLPEIASELLPTQWAASPEDALSQAGWLISLYALGVVVGAPTIAGFVARFPRHRVMIGLALALTVFNALTVVLPTFELVGASRFLAGLPHGAYFGIGALVAADVMGPGKRAKGVAFILTGLTIANVVGVPFGTFLGQQFGWRAAFAVVALVFAIATLCIVFFVPEHPGSPGRTMREELGVFRIPQVWFALGIGAIGFGGFFAVYSYIAPLVTEVAGSPEWVVPIVLVLMGLGMTAGNIVGGHLADIDLRRTLLIGLAVLALVLGLLGALSFWIVTLSILVFVVGFVSSVLSPTIQTRLMDVAGDNQSIAAALNHSALNIGNSLGAFLGGVVIAAGWGFTAPSWTGALLAVAGLVIALVSYRVDARRAVVSA; from the coding sequence GTGAATCCCTCGACTGAATCGAGGGGTGCGGCGAAGTGGGCGCTCCTCTCCCTCGCCATCGGCAGCTTCGGCATCGGCATGACCGAGTTCGTGATCATGGGTCTTCTGCCTGAGATCGCCTCCGAACTGCTGCCCACCCAATGGGCCGCGAGCCCGGAGGACGCGCTGAGCCAGGCCGGCTGGCTCATCTCGCTGTATGCGCTCGGCGTGGTCGTGGGCGCTCCGACGATCGCCGGATTCGTCGCGCGCTTCCCCCGCCACCGCGTGATGATCGGCCTCGCTCTCGCGCTCACGGTGTTCAACGCCCTCACCGTGGTGCTGCCGACCTTCGAACTCGTCGGAGCGTCACGATTCCTCGCCGGGCTGCCTCACGGCGCCTACTTCGGCATCGGTGCGCTGGTCGCGGCCGACGTCATGGGGCCGGGCAAACGAGCCAAGGGTGTGGCGTTCATCCTGACAGGGCTCACGATCGCCAATGTGGTCGGGGTGCCGTTCGGCACGTTCCTCGGCCAGCAGTTCGGCTGGCGTGCGGCATTCGCCGTGGTCGCGCTGGTCTTCGCGATCGCCACACTGTGCATCGTCTTCTTCGTGCCCGAGCATCCCGGGTCGCCCGGTCGCACCATGCGGGAGGAGCTGGGCGTGTTCCGCATCCCCCAGGTCTGGTTCGCTCTCGGCATCGGGGCGATCGGATTCGGCGGCTTCTTCGCGGTCTACAGCTACATCGCCCCCCTCGTCACGGAGGTGGCGGGATCGCCCGAGTGGGTGGTCCCGATCGTCCTCGTCCTGATGGGGCTGGGCATGACGGCCGGCAACATCGTGGGCGGGCACCTGGCGGACATCGATCTGCGGCGCACCCTGCTGATCGGTCTCGCCGTGCTGGCTCTCGTGCTCGGGCTGCTCGGAGCCCTGTCGTTCTGGATCGTCACGCTCAGCATCCTCGTGTTCGTGGTCGGCTTCGTGTCATCCGTGCTCAGCCCCACGATCCAGACGCGGCTGATGGACGTCGCGGGCGACAACCAGTCCATCGCCGCAGCGCTCAACCATTCCGCGCTCAACATCGGGAACAGCCTCGGGGCGTTCCTCGGCGGCGTCGTGATCGCCGCCGGATGGGGGTTCACCGCGCCGTCGTGGACCGGCGCGCTCCTCGCCGTGGCGGGTCTCGTCATCGCGCTCGTGTCGTATCGCGTCGATGCCCGGCGTGCCGTCGTCTCGGCCTAG
- a CDS encoding NUDIX domain-containing protein — protein MSAPDELPVAGTVVLLRRGESGVELLLIRRPARGSFAGAWVFPGGKVEDADRTPGAAEQEDARRAGIRETFEEVGLSVVGPMRTLSRWQPPLEAPVRIRTWFFVAAAPDAPLRLAPDEVEDAVWITPSAALERHGTGEWTLFPPTWVTLHRLSGHATVSAALEGAGATETYSTRIERSEAGTAFVWDSLRLETGVLPWRISERERGA, from the coding sequence ATGAGCGCCCCCGACGAGCTGCCGGTCGCCGGTACCGTCGTGCTGCTGCGCCGAGGCGAGAGCGGCGTCGAGCTGCTGCTGATCCGGCGGCCGGCCCGCGGCTCGTTCGCCGGAGCATGGGTGTTCCCCGGGGGCAAGGTCGAGGACGCGGACCGGACACCCGGCGCGGCGGAGCAGGAGGATGCCCGGCGGGCGGGCATCCGCGAGACCTTCGAAGAGGTCGGACTCTCGGTCGTCGGTCCGATGAGAACGCTGTCGCGCTGGCAGCCGCCGCTGGAGGCTCCTGTGCGGATACGCACGTGGTTCTTCGTCGCCGCGGCGCCCGACGCGCCGCTCCGTCTCGCGCCGGACGAGGTCGAGGACGCGGTGTGGATCACGCCCTCCGCTGCCCTGGAGCGTCATGGAACGGGGGAGTGGACGCTCTTCCCGCCGACCTGGGTCACCCTGCATCGCCTGAGCGGACACGCGACGGTGAGCGCCGCCCTCGAAGGTGCCGGCGCCACGGAGACGTATTCGACGCGCATCGAGCGATCCGAGGCGGGCACCGCCTTCGTCTGGGACTCGCTGCGTCTGGAGACGGGCGTGCTGCCCTGGCGGATCAGCGAGCGAGAACGCGGCGCCTAG
- a CDS encoding homoserine O-acetyltransferase has product MDWQTTSEDTVPSAPVTEADVRLLRARPPATGAWRDGDPAGDRRFATFGAFRTESGAELPGIRLAFETWGELNEARDNAILVLHALTGDSHVRGSAGVGHPTAGWWEEITGPGAPLDTDRWFVIAPNMLGGCQGSTGPASIAPSGYEWGSRFPYLTIRDQVAAQVRLADALGIASWAAVVGGSMGGMHALEWAITHPQRVERLAVLSSPPITTADQIALNTVQLETIRMDPRFQGGEYYDLADGDGPHRGLALARRMALLNYRSPIELNQRFQRSWQSGVSPLGHGGRFAVESYLDFHGNKFTRRFDANSYVTLVEAMNSHDVGRDRGGVEEALRAVTATTLVLGIDSDRLFPIDGQHRIARGIPRTLDGNEAVVLASDFGHDGFLIETEAVGGHLRRLLAT; this is encoded by the coding sequence ATGGACTGGCAGACGACTTCCGAGGACACGGTGCCTTCAGCGCCCGTGACGGAGGCCGACGTGCGTCTTCTCCGTGCACGCCCACCCGCGACGGGCGCCTGGCGGGACGGGGACCCCGCAGGTGACAGACGTTTCGCGACCTTCGGCGCCTTCCGCACCGAGAGCGGAGCCGAGCTCCCCGGCATCCGACTCGCGTTCGAGACCTGGGGCGAGCTGAACGAGGCGCGAGACAACGCGATCCTCGTGCTGCACGCGCTGACCGGGGACAGCCACGTGCGCGGCAGCGCGGGCGTCGGACACCCGACAGCCGGCTGGTGGGAGGAGATCACCGGCCCGGGCGCGCCCCTCGACACGGACCGCTGGTTCGTGATCGCGCCGAACATGTTGGGCGGGTGCCAGGGATCCACCGGGCCGGCGAGCATCGCGCCGTCGGGGTATGAGTGGGGGTCTCGGTTCCCGTATCTGACGATCCGCGATCAGGTCGCGGCGCAGGTGCGCCTGGCCGACGCTCTCGGCATCGCCTCGTGGGCGGCCGTCGTCGGCGGATCGATGGGAGGGATGCATGCCCTCGAGTGGGCCATCACGCACCCGCAGCGGGTCGAGCGGCTGGCCGTGCTCTCCTCGCCGCCGATCACCACAGCCGATCAGATCGCGCTCAACACCGTGCAGCTGGAGACGATCCGCATGGATCCGCGCTTCCAGGGCGGCGAGTACTACGATCTCGCCGACGGTGACGGGCCTCATCGGGGCCTCGCGCTCGCGCGCCGCATGGCTCTTCTGAACTACCGCAGCCCGATCGAGCTCAACCAGCGCTTCCAGCGCTCCTGGCAGTCGGGTGTGTCGCCGCTCGGACACGGCGGACGGTTCGCCGTCGAGTCGTACCTCGATTTCCACGGCAACAAGTTCACCCGCCGGTTCGACGCGAACAGCTACGTCACTCTCGTCGAGGCGATGAACTCCCACGACGTCGGGCGCGACAGGGGCGGCGTCGAAGAGGCGCTGCGTGCGGTCACTGCGACGACGCTCGTGCTCGGCATCGACAGCGACCGGTTGTTCCCCATCGACGGACAGCATCGCATCGCCCGCGGCATCCCCCGCACTCTCGACGGCAACGAGGCGGTCGTGCTCGCGAGCGACTTCGGCCACGACGGCTTCCTCATCGAGACCGAAGCGGTGGGGGGCCACCTGCGCCGGCTGCTCGCCACCTAG
- a CDS encoding bifunctional o-acetylhomoserine/o-acetylserine sulfhydrylase, translating to MSAPETWRFETKQIHSGAAPDPVTKARATPIYQTTSYVFDSADHAANLFALAEFGNIYTRIQNPTQDVLEQRLAALEGGTGALVLSSGQAASTFAVLNIAQAGDHIVSSSSIYGGTYNLFKYTLAKLGIEVTFVENQDDPEEWRRALRPNTKLFFAETIGNPQINILDIRTVADVAHEGGVPLIVDNTIATPYLIRPFEHGADIVVHSVTKFLGGHGTTIGGVIIDGGSFEWSKNVERFPGLTEPDPSYHGASYTTAVGDPLAYIIKARVQLLRDLGSAIAPQSAWNLIQGIETLSLRIERHVQNAQEIAEWLDGRDDVASVNYSGLPSSPWYAKANEYAPKGVGAVLSFELKGGVEAGREFVNSLSLFSHLANIGDVRSLVIHPASTTHAQLTPEQQLTAGVTPGLVRLSVGIENVEDLKADLDEALAAARRVSEAARA from the coding sequence ATGTCCGCACCCGAGACCTGGCGTTTCGAGACCAAGCAGATCCACTCCGGCGCTGCTCCCGACCCCGTGACCAAGGCGCGTGCCACGCCGATCTACCAGACCACGTCCTACGTGTTCGACAGCGCCGACCACGCGGCCAACCTGTTCGCACTGGCCGAGTTCGGCAACATCTACACCCGCATCCAGAACCCGACCCAGGATGTCCTGGAGCAGCGCCTCGCGGCGCTCGAGGGGGGCACCGGCGCCCTCGTCCTCTCCAGCGGCCAGGCGGCCTCGACGTTCGCGGTGCTGAACATCGCCCAGGCGGGCGACCACATCGTGTCGTCCAGCTCGATCTACGGCGGCACGTACAACCTCTTCAAGTACACGCTCGCGAAGCTCGGCATCGAGGTCACCTTCGTCGAGAACCAGGACGACCCCGAAGAGTGGCGACGCGCCCTGCGCCCGAACACCAAGCTGTTCTTCGCCGAGACCATCGGCAACCCGCAGATCAACATCCTCGACATCCGCACCGTCGCAGACGTGGCCCACGAGGGCGGCGTGCCGCTGATCGTCGACAACACCATCGCCACGCCGTACCTGATCCGCCCGTTCGAGCACGGAGCCGACATCGTCGTGCACTCCGTCACCAAGTTCCTCGGCGGTCACGGCACGACCATCGGCGGTGTGATCATCGACGGCGGCTCTTTCGAGTGGTCGAAGAACGTCGAGCGGTTCCCCGGCCTCACCGAACCCGATCCCTCGTACCACGGCGCCAGCTACACGACGGCGGTGGGAGACCCGCTCGCCTACATCATCAAGGCGCGCGTGCAGCTGCTCCGCGACCTCGGTTCGGCCATCGCCCCGCAGAGCGCCTGGAACCTCATCCAGGGCATCGAGACGCTCTCGCTCCGCATCGAGCGCCACGTGCAGAACGCTCAGGAGATCGCCGAATGGCTGGACGGCCGTGACGACGTCGCCTCGGTCAACTACTCTGGTCTGCCCTCCTCGCCCTGGTACGCCAAGGCGAACGAGTACGCGCCGAAGGGCGTCGGCGCCGTCCTCTCGTTCGAGCTCAAGGGCGGCGTCGAAGCCGGTCGCGAGTTCGTCAACAGCCTGTCGCTGTTCAGCCACCTCGCCAACATCGGCGATGTGCGCTCTCTCGTGATCCACCCAGCGTCCACCACCCATGCGCAGCTCACGCCCGAGCAGCAGCTCACCGCCGGCGTCACGCCGGGCCTCGTGCGCCTGTCGGTCGGCATCGAGAACGTCGAAGACCTCAAGGCAGACCTCGACGAGGCGCTCGCTGCGGCTCGACGCGTGTCGGAGGCCGCTCGCGCCTGA
- a CDS encoding TetR/AcrR family transcriptional regulator, translating to MTSPVPELAPLTPGGRRVLDAASRLFYEHGIHAVGVDTIAEAAGVTKKTLYDRFGSKEALVVSYLQHRDARWRDHVAAELARVPDPGPDRILAIFDAAISWSDENSPKGCSAINARAEIGEGNDEHPVFPEVSRQKVWLLDVFRELCAEAGVRDSEATAKAMMLLYEGAIVTVGMATFAEPFSVARTWAAALLAQA from the coding sequence ATGACGTCGCCCGTTCCCGAGCTCGCTCCCCTCACTCCCGGAGGCCGGCGCGTACTGGACGCCGCGTCGCGACTCTTCTACGAGCACGGCATCCATGCGGTGGGAGTCGACACCATCGCCGAGGCCGCCGGTGTCACGAAGAAGACGCTCTACGACCGCTTCGGCTCGAAGGAGGCCCTCGTGGTCTCCTATCTGCAGCACCGGGATGCTCGCTGGCGCGATCACGTGGCGGCGGAGCTGGCGCGCGTGCCGGATCCGGGGCCCGACCGGATACTGGCGATCTTCGACGCCGCGATCTCGTGGTCGGACGAGAACAGCCCCAAAGGCTGCAGTGCGATCAACGCCCGAGCCGAGATCGGCGAGGGCAACGACGAGCATCCGGTGTTCCCCGAGGTCTCGCGACAGAAGGTCTGGCTGCTCGACGTGTTCCGCGAACTCTGCGCGGAGGCGGGTGTGCGCGACTCTGAAGCGACCGCGAAGGCGATGATGCTGCTCTACGAGGGCGCCATCGTCACCGTGGGGATGGCGACGTTCGCCGAGCCCTTCTCTGTCGCACGCACCTGGGCCGCCGCACTGCTCGCACAGGCCTGA
- a CDS encoding DMT family transporter: MSKQIGILSRSLTVAACAVFIVTWSSGFVIPAFATVEVSPLTLLVWRFVPLCIVLLVVTLASGQLKGISMSDLRAQAIVGVFAQFGYCIAVYGAVAAGIATGTVALIDAVQPLVMAALVGPVLGLRVRGSQWAGLGIGAIGVVLVVQSQLGSSAASPLAYLLPAAAMGCLIVGTLLQRRSQVTGSVLATLTIHVTVTAVMLLVITIITGTLIPPASATFWLAVVLTALFPTVAAYGLYWWLLRRVGITALQALLFLIAPATSLAGGILLGEAVTLVTGAGFVLCGAGVAIVLLGERRADRAASTTAERDPAVREAR, from the coding sequence ATGAGTAAACAGATCGGTATACTTTCACGGTCGCTGACGGTCGCCGCCTGCGCCGTGTTCATCGTGACCTGGAGCTCGGGCTTCGTCATTCCCGCCTTCGCCACGGTCGAGGTCTCGCCGCTGACCCTTCTGGTGTGGAGGTTCGTGCCCCTGTGCATCGTGCTGCTGGTCGTGACCCTGGCCTCGGGACAGCTGAAGGGAATCAGCATGAGTGACCTGCGTGCGCAGGCGATCGTGGGGGTGTTCGCCCAGTTCGGGTACTGCATCGCCGTGTACGGAGCAGTGGCCGCGGGCATCGCGACCGGAACCGTCGCGCTCATCGATGCCGTGCAGCCCCTCGTCATGGCAGCACTCGTCGGGCCTGTCCTGGGATTGCGGGTCAGAGGCTCCCAATGGGCCGGGCTGGGCATCGGGGCGATCGGAGTGGTTCTCGTCGTGCAGTCTCAGCTCGGCTCGTCGGCGGCGAGTCCTCTGGCCTACCTCCTGCCGGCAGCGGCCATGGGATGTCTCATCGTCGGCACGCTGCTGCAGCGCCGATCACAGGTCACGGGCAGCGTGTTGGCGACACTGACGATCCATGTGACGGTCACCGCGGTGATGCTCCTCGTGATCACGATCATCACGGGAACCCTGATCCCGCCCGCCTCGGCGACGTTCTGGCTCGCGGTGGTCCTGACGGCTCTGTTCCCCACCGTCGCGGCATACGGTCTGTACTGGTGGCTCCTGCGGCGGGTGGGCATCACCGCGCTGCAGGCGCTGCTGTTCCTGATCGCGCCCGCCACATCCCTCGCCGGCGGCATCCTGCTCGGCGAAGCGGTCACGCTGGTCACCGGCGCCGGGTTCGTGCTCTGCGGCGCCGGCGTCGCCATCGTCCTTCTCGGCGAGCGGCGTGCCGACAGGGCGGCCTCGACGACGGCAGAACGCGACCCGGCGGTGCGAGAGGCGCGATGA
- a CDS encoding SDR family oxidoreductase: MANRRAVVTGASSGIGEATVRALRARGWDVVGVARRADRLAALSAETGASTIACDLTDADAVAALVDELRASGPVHALVQVAGGARGTDRVEDASIDDWKWMYDANVVSSQRLVAGLLPLLRLAASVDGHADTLFVTSTAAQVAYAGGGGYNAAKAAQSMLVHALRLELNGEPIRVSEVAPGLVHTEEFTVNRLRGDKVAAEAVYSGVEAPLVAADVADVIAYALDAPSHVNLDLITMRPVAQSANHLLARGPLRVRPVD; the protein is encoded by the coding sequence ATGGCTAACAGGCGTGCAGTGGTGACAGGTGCGAGCTCCGGCATCGGGGAGGCGACGGTTCGTGCGCTACGAGCCCGAGGATGGGACGTGGTCGGCGTCGCGAGGCGCGCAGACAGGCTCGCCGCGCTGTCGGCCGAGACCGGCGCGTCGACCATCGCGTGCGACCTCACGGATGCCGACGCGGTCGCAGCGCTCGTCGACGAGCTGCGAGCCTCCGGCCCCGTTCATGCGCTCGTGCAGGTCGCCGGCGGTGCGCGCGGCACCGATCGCGTGGAAGACGCGTCGATCGACGACTGGAAGTGGATGTACGACGCGAACGTCGTGTCGAGCCAGCGCCTCGTGGCCGGCCTGCTGCCGTTGCTGCGTCTCGCGGCTTCGGTCGACGGGCACGCCGACACGCTGTTCGTCACGTCGACGGCTGCGCAGGTCGCGTACGCCGGCGGTGGGGGATACAACGCCGCGAAAGCCGCGCAGTCGATGCTCGTCCACGCGCTGCGTCTCGAGCTCAACGGTGAGCCGATCCGGGTCTCGGAGGTCGCGCCCGGGCTCGTGCACACCGAGGAGTTCACGGTGAACAGATTGAGGGGCGACAAGGTCGCGGCCGAAGCGGTCTACTCGGGTGTCGAAGCGCCGCTCGTCGCCGCCGACGTCGCCGACGTCATCGCCTATGCGCTGGACGCACCGAGCCACGTGAACCTCGATCTGATCACGATGCGTCCGGTCGCCCAGTCGGCGAACCACCTGCTCGCCCGCGGTCCGCTGCGGGTGCGGCCGGTCGACTGA
- a CDS encoding uracil-DNA glycosylase, with product MTARTLAQLADEGTMDQGWADALAPAQDVITELGERLRAEQAAGHGYLPAGEHVLRAFRRPLADVRVLITGQDPYPTPGHPIGLSFAVDRDVRPLPRSLVNIYRERESDLGIPPAPHGDLTAWSDQGVLLLNRVLTVRPGQAASHRGWGWEKVTETAIRALAAREQPLVAVLWGNDAAKLQPMLGSTPVIASAHPSPLSASRGFFGSRPFSRANDLLEQLGASPVDWRVDGELPLS from the coding sequence ATGACCGCACGCACCCTCGCGCAGCTCGCGGACGAGGGCACGATGGACCAGGGCTGGGCCGATGCGCTGGCTCCTGCGCAGGACGTGATCACCGAGCTGGGCGAGCGGCTGCGAGCGGAGCAGGCCGCGGGACACGGATACCTGCCCGCGGGGGAGCACGTGCTCCGGGCGTTCCGGCGGCCGCTGGCCGATGTGCGGGTGCTGATCACCGGACAGGACCCGTATCCGACACCGGGGCATCCGATCGGGCTGTCGTTCGCGGTCGATCGCGATGTGCGACCGCTGCCACGCAGCCTCGTCAACATCTATCGTGAGCGCGAGAGCGACCTCGGCATCCCGCCGGCCCCGCACGGCGATCTCACCGCCTGGAGCGACCAGGGCGTGCTCCTGCTGAACCGGGTGCTGACCGTGCGCCCAGGGCAGGCCGCGTCGCACCGGGGATGGGGGTGGGAGAAGGTCACCGAGACGGCCATCCGCGCACTCGCAGCTCGAGAGCAGCCGCTCGTCGCCGTGCTGTGGGGCAACGACGCTGCGAAGCTGCAGCCGATGCTCGGATCCACGCCGGTGATCGCGTCGGCGCACCCGTCTCCGCTCTCGGCGAGCCGTGGGTTCTTCGGTTCTCGACCGTTCTCTCGCGCGAACGATCTGCTCGAGCAGCTCGGGGCGTCGCCCGTCGACTGGCGCGTCGACGGAGAGCTGCCTTTAAGCTGA
- a CDS encoding GNAT family N-acetyltransferase codes for MQFEPGDRRRVLPRHLRPQPSPEVFSYSIRAARSADLPHVREIYNHFVSNSVVTLDERRSSIPYWRDKLAMLNRLELPFLVAVSPAGAVIGYALAQPWAGKNAYRFTVEDSIYLGPGAGGKGLGAALLQALIDACEKLGIREMVAVISDTKADASIRLHSKLGFVEAGRMGRVGHKFGRDLGTVYMRRALHPVRRRRFFGSAAAR; via the coding sequence ATGCAGTTCGAGCCCGGTGACCGCCGCCGCGTGCTGCCGCGCCACCTGCGCCCGCAGCCGTCCCCTGAGGTGTTCTCCTACTCGATCCGCGCGGCGCGATCGGCCGATCTTCCGCACGTGCGTGAGATCTACAACCATTTCGTCAGCAACTCCGTGGTCACGCTCGACGAGCGACGCAGCAGCATCCCGTACTGGCGCGACAAGCTCGCGATGCTGAACAGGCTCGAGCTGCCCTTCCTCGTCGCCGTCTCGCCCGCCGGGGCGGTCATCGGCTATGCGCTCGCGCAGCCCTGGGCAGGCAAGAACGCCTACAGATTCACGGTCGAGGACTCGATCTATCTCGGCCCGGGCGCCGGCGGCAAAGGGCTCGGAGCCGCACTGCTGCAGGCGCTGATCGATGCGTGCGAGAAGCTGGGCATCCGCGAGATGGTGGCAGTCATCAGCGACACGAAGGCCGACGCCTCCATCCGTCTGCACTCGAAGCTCGGGTTCGTCGAGGCCGGTCGCATGGGGCGAGTGGGCCACAAGTTCGGTCGCGATCTGGGCACCGTGTACATGCGGCGGGCACTGCACCCTGTTCGCAGGCGCAGGTTCTTCGGCTCGGCCGCAGCGCGCTGA
- a CDS encoding ABC transporter ATP-binding protein → MSLIEARGLRRDFAVPKRSVVQRARLQTALAPTDLDIAEGSAVGIIGESGSGKSTLVRLLLGLDRPTAGNVMVDGRAVDASAPAKSLHWLRRQAGLVFQDPYASLDPRMTAGQIIREPLRALRIEGDHTARIREVLADVGLEPDMADRYPHEFSGGQRQRIALARAIAHRPRILVGDEPLSALDVTVRAQILELLIELRRTTDLTLVLVSHDIGVVQNLCDTVVVMKDGSIVERGAMTDVLLHPTHEYTKKLLAAIPVIPEAED, encoded by the coding sequence ATGAGCCTGATCGAGGCGCGCGGCCTGCGCCGCGACTTCGCCGTGCCGAAGCGCTCGGTCGTCCAGCGAGCGCGCCTGCAGACCGCGCTCGCTCCGACCGACCTCGACATCGCCGAGGGCTCGGCGGTGGGAATCATCGGCGAATCGGGATCGGGCAAGTCGACGCTCGTGCGTCTGCTGCTGGGCCTCGACCGACCGACAGCTGGGAACGTCATGGTCGACGGTCGCGCGGTCGACGCGTCCGCACCGGCGAAGTCGCTGCACTGGCTCCGTCGTCAGGCAGGTCTCGTCTTCCAGGATCCGTATGCGTCGCTCGACCCGCGGATGACGGCGGGGCAGATCATCCGCGAGCCCCTGCGTGCGCTGCGCATCGAAGGCGACCATACAGCGCGCATCCGGGAGGTGCTCGCGGACGTCGGTCTCGAACCCGACATGGCCGACCGGTACCCGCACGAGTTCTCCGGCGGTCAGCGTCAGCGCATCGCACTCGCCCGGGCGATCGCTCATCGTCCACGCATCCTGGTCGGCGACGAGCCGCTCTCCGCGCTCGACGTCACGGTGCGGGCCCAGATCCTCGAGCTGCTGATCGAGCTGCGGCGCACGACCGATCTGACGCTCGTGCTGGTGTCGCACGACATCGGCGTGGTGCAGAACCTCTGCGACACCGTCGTCGTGATGAAGGACGGCAGCATCGTCGAGCGCGGTGCGATGACCGATGTGCTGCTGCATCCGACGCACGAGTACACCAAGAAGCTGCTCGCGGCGATTCCCGTCATCCCCGAAGCGGAGGACTGA
- a CDS encoding ABC transporter ATP-binding protein: MPTHSDGLEVRDLVVEIDGRRVVDGVSFDIPDGSRLGLIGESGSGKSLTALAILGLLPEGAQASGSIRWEGTELIGLSDRELARLRGDEIGIVFQEPRTALNPIRTVGRQIAESIRIHEGIGRREARERAIEEAARVRLPDPAGIVDRYPHQLSGGQRQRVAMAMALACRPRLLIADEPTTALDVTIQAEILDLLLRLVEEEGMSLAFITHDLAVLAQVATDGVVLEHGRVVEHAPVSTLLTAPSSPVTQGLLRDATATVWRPHGDAR, encoded by the coding sequence GTGCCGACGCACTCAGACGGTCTCGAGGTACGGGATCTCGTCGTGGAGATCGACGGTCGACGCGTGGTCGACGGTGTCTCCTTCGACATCCCCGACGGCAGCCGACTCGGGCTCATCGGCGAGTCGGGCTCAGGCAAATCCCTCACGGCCCTCGCGATCCTCGGGCTCCTGCCCGAGGGAGCGCAGGCGTCGGGCAGCATCCGCTGGGAGGGGACGGAACTCATCGGCCTCTCCGATCGTGAACTCGCGAGACTCCGCGGCGACGAGATCGGGATCGTGTTCCAGGAGCCTCGTACCGCGCTGAATCCGATTCGGACAGTGGGCCGGCAGATCGCAGAGTCCATTCGCATCCATGAGGGGATCGGTCGCCGCGAAGCGCGCGAGCGCGCCATCGAAGAGGCCGCGCGCGTCCGCCTCCCCGACCCCGCCGGCATCGTCGACCGATATCCGCACCAGCTCTCCGGAGGGCAGCGCCAACGCGTCGCGATGGCCATGGCGCTCGCCTGCCGCCCACGTCTCCTCATCGCCGACGAGCCCACCACGGCCCTCGACGTCACGATCCAGGCCGAGATCCTGGACCTGCTGCTGCGACTGGTGGAGGAAGAGGGCATGTCACTCGCGTTCATCACGCATGACCTGGCCGTGCTCGCTCAGGTCGCGACCGACGGCGTCGTGCTCGAGCACGGACGCGTCGTCGAGCACGCGCCGGTGAGCACGCTCCTGACCGCTCCGTCGTCGCCCGTGACACAAGGGCTTCTGCGCGATGCCACCGCCACGGTCTGGCGTCCTCACGGAGATGCACGATGA
- a CDS encoding ABC transporter permease, with translation MPRWLVRLWQTPTGRFGMLVVAIVATTALVSVFWTPFDPQYSDVRARWSPPGWPHLLGTDDTGRDILSVLMAGARTTVFVSIGAGAIATLVGVALAALGALTARWLRETVAVLVDILIAFPVLLIAMMISSVWGGSLWVVIWSVGIGFGVNIARVTRPELRRVQQSDFILAARASGLTSVQSLTRHLLPNVAPVFIVQLSWSMAVAVLAEAGLSYLGFGASVVEPSWGLLLSDLQRYIGVHPLSVIWPGLAITITVLALNLLGDGIREATDPTLRHRSAETHIPAVVA, from the coding sequence ATGCCCCGCTGGCTCGTACGTCTCTGGCAGACACCCACCGGACGCTTCGGGATGCTCGTGGTCGCGATCGTCGCCACGACCGCACTCGTCTCGGTGTTCTGGACACCGTTCGACCCGCAGTACTCCGATGTCCGCGCCCGGTGGTCGCCTCCCGGCTGGCCGCATCTGCTCGGCACCGACGACACCGGTCGCGACATCTTGAGCGTGCTCATGGCGGGCGCGCGGACGACGGTCTTCGTCAGCATCGGCGCGGGTGCCATCGCCACCCTCGTCGGCGTCGCTCTGGCGGCGCTCGGCGCTCTCACCGCACGGTGGCTGCGCGAGACGGTCGCCGTGCTCGTCGACATCCTCATCGCCTTCCCCGTGCTGCTGATCGCCATGATGATCTCCTCGGTGTGGGGCGGCTCGCTGTGGGTCGTGATCTGGTCGGTGGGGATCGGATTCGGCGTCAACATCGCCCGTGTCACCCGGCCCGAGCTGCGCCGGGTGCAGCAGAGCGACTTCATACTGGCGGCCCGGGCGTCGGGGCTCACGAGCGTGCAGAGCCTGACCCGTCATCTGCTCCCGAATGTCGCACCGGTGTTCATCGTGCAGCTCTCGTGGTCGATGGCCGTGGCGGTGCTCGCCGAGGCGGGCCTGTCGTATCTCGGTTTCGGCGCCTCGGTCGTGGAGCCCAGCTGGGGCCTGCTGCTGTCCGACCTGCAGCGGTACATCGGTGTGCACCCGCTCTCGGTCATCTGGCCGGGTCTTGCGATCACCATCACGGTGCTCGCCCTCAATCTGCTCGGCGACGGAATCCGCGAGGCGACCGACCCGACCCTGCGCCATCGCTCCGCCGAGACCCACATCCCGGCGGTGGTCGCGTGA